A genomic stretch from Lepisosteus oculatus isolate fLepOcu1 chromosome 7, fLepOcu1.hap2, whole genome shotgun sequence includes:
- the LOC138240716 gene encoding protein kinase C and casein kinase substrate in neurons protein 3 → MSAPQNEVPPEDANNQSFWLPGNYQRTVRRTEDTFSACNDIVTCFQERARVERQYAQQLSEWSAKWRPLVDASPLYGSLLRAWQCFLSAADRLSLLHASVCRSLVSEDGDRVRTWQRETFHKKMFGGFREAHDLDSGFARAQKPWAKRLKKLEKARAAFHKASRKEHVASDREAHARGNPDIAIEKQRRIQEERESASQETEKLRGRYEKVLEEVTRYAPRYMEEMEAVFDQSQEEERRRISFLKQAFLSIHRHLDITNNESVRAVYSELHHTLMSISEQDDLRWWKNTHGPGMPTDWPHFQEWTPEKKPQKKQKKETKVTEKKALSGVRVRALYDYVGQEPDELSFKAGEEFLKTEEEDDQGWCRGLKDGGREGLYPANYVEVLQ, encoded by the exons ATGTCAGCACCCCAGAACGAGGTCCCTCCGGAAGACGCCAACAACCAGAGCTTCTGgctg CCCGGTAACTACCAGCGCACGGTGCGGCGCACGGAGGACACGTTCTCGGCGTGCAACGACATCGTCACGTGCTTCCAGGAGAGGGCGCGCGTGGAGCGCCAGTACGCGCAACAGCTCAGTGAGTGGAGCGCCAAGTGGAGACCCCTGGTGGACGCCA GCCCGCTGTACGGCTCCCTCCTGCGCGCCTGGCAGTGTTTCCTGTCCGCCGCCGACCGGCTGTCCCTCCTGCACGCCTCCGTCTGCCGCTCCCTGGTGTCGGAGGACGGCGACCGCGTGCGCACCTGGCAGCGCGAGACCTTCCACAAGAAGATGTTCGGCGGCTTCCGCGAGGCGCACGACCTGGACAGCGGCTTCGCCCGCGCGCAGAAGCCCTGGGCCAAGAGGCTGAAGAAG CTGGAGAAGGCGAGGGCGGCCTTCCACAAGGCCAGCCGCAAGGAGCACGTGGCCAGCGACCGCGAGGCGCACGCCCGGGGGAACCCCGACATCGCCATCGAGAAGCAGAGGAGGATCCAGGAGGAGCGGGAGAGCGCCAGCCAGGAGACCGAgaag CTGCGGGGTCGCTATGAGAAGGTGCTGGAGGAAGTGACACGCTATGCACCGCGCTACATGGAGGAAATGGAGGCCGTCTTTGACCAATCACAGGAGGAGGAGCGTCGACGAATCAGCTTTCTGAAACAGGCCTTCCTGTCCATCCACAGACACCTGGACATCACCAATAATGAGAG tgtcAGGGCAGTGTACAGTGAGCTGCACCACACCCTGATGTCCATCAGCGAGCAGGACGACCTGCGCTGGTGGAAGAACACTCATGGCCCAGGCATGCCCACCGACTGGCCACACTTCCAG GAGTGGACCCCGGAGAAGAAGCCGCAGAAGAAACAGAAGAAGGAGACGAAAGTGACTGAGAAGAA GGCGCTGTCCGGGGTCAGAGTCAGGGCTCTGTATGACTACGTGGGCCAGGAGCCGGACGAGCTGAGCTTCAAAGCAG GGGAGGAGTTCCTGAAGACGGAGGAGGAGGATGACCAGGGCTGGTGCAGGGGGCTGAAGGACGGCGGGAGGGAGGGGCTGTACCCCGCCAATTACGTGGAGGTGCTGCAGTAA